One part of the Palaemon carinicauda isolate YSFRI2023 chromosome 23, ASM3689809v2, whole genome shotgun sequence genome encodes these proteins:
- the LOC137617462 gene encoding craniofacial development protein 2-like — MNGVIQELEEYVRVIVGADLNGHIGSENKAIGRVHGSHGIGERNPEGESVVNFALSFGMVIVNTFFKKKREHLITYSSQGRCSQIGYFLYKRIKPVEFTNCKVIPGDYVAPQHRLLCMELGLKRERKAKAKGIRKIKWYKLAREGDKIKEFKRRVLEDIDMGIEDV, encoded by the coding sequence ATGAATGGAGTAATACAAGAACTGGAAGAATATgtgagggtcatagtgggggcagatttgaatggccatatTGGAAGTGAGAAtaaggcaattggtcgggtgcatgggagccatggaattggggagagaaacccagaaggagagagtgtagtgaACTTTGCTTTGTCATTTGGCATGgtaatagtaaacacattctttaagaagaaaagggaacacctaataacataTAGTAGTcagggaagatgctcccagataggctacttcctgtataaaaggataaagccgGTGGAGTTCACGAACTGCAAGGTAATCCCAGGTGACTATGTAGCCCCCCagcacagactgctatgtatggagttaggtctaaaaagggaaagaaaagcaaaagctaaagggataaggaaaattaaatggtacaaactagcgagggaaggagataagataaaagagtttaagaggagggttttggaggatattgatatggGAATTGAAGATGTttaa